In Lactobacillus xylocopicola, the genomic stretch AATATCTATCTTGTAACCCGTCAGCCGGGCTGCTAAGCGCACATTTTGGCCCTTCTTGCCGATTGCTAAAGACAGCTGGTAATCCGGAACGATCACCAAGGCACTCTTCTCATCTTCTTCATCGCCAAACTGCACAGCGATAACTTCCGCTGGATTAAGGGCATTAGCGATAAAATCAGATGGATCTTCTTCATATTTAACAACGTCAATATTTTCGCCGTCAAGTTCGTTGACCACATTTTGAACCCGTGCACCCCGTTGGCCAACACAAGTGCCGACCGGATCAATACTAGGATCGTTAGACTTAACCGCAATCTTAGTCCGGTCACCAGCTTCGCGAGCAATCGAAACAATTTCCACCGTCCCATCAAAAATTTCTGGAACTTCTTGTTCAAAGAGCCGCTTGACCATATCCGGTGCAGTTCTGGAAACCGTAATTTGTGCACCCTTAGAATCAGATCCCACATGGGTTACCAACACGCGAATTTGATCTTGGGGATGATAATTTTCATTGGGCAGCTGATCATTACGAGGCATCACCGCTTCGACATCACCAATTTTAACATAAACGAAGCGATTATCGTGCCTTTCAACCGTACCAGTGATTAATTCATCCTCATATTGTGAGTATTCATCAATAATATGGTTTCTTTCCGCTTCCCGCAAGTGTTGCATAATAACCTGCTTGGCGGTTTGTGCAGCAATCCGCCCAAAATTTTTGGGAGCAACTTCAAAGCGGATTTTGTCACCAAGTTCATAAGCCTTGTTGATGGTTAAGGCATCCTTCAGACTGATCTCAAGCCGGTCGTCATGAACTTCTTCAACCACAACCTTCTCGCTCATCAGCTTAAAGTCACCTTTGCGCTCGTCAAACTCGACTACCACATTGGTGGCCTGGTTATAGTTTTTCTTATAAGCTGCAATTAAAGCTGCCTTAATTGCTTCAACGATAACGTCCTGTTTAATTCCCTTAGTTTTTTCTAAAGTCGTGAACGCCTCTAGCATTTCTTTAGACATAAGTTTTAATCGGCCTTTCTAAAATTCAACTGCAAAACGAATGCTTGCAACTAACTTACGCGGAATGGATAACTTTTTCCTGCTTGTTTTGATCTTTATTTCCAACTCAATTTGATCGTCATCATATGAGTTAAGTGTCCCCTCATACTCCTTTTCACCATCAAGTTTTTGGTAAAGACCAACGTGAACGTAGTTATCCAGCGCCTTTTCCCAATCTTTAGCGGTTTTAAGCGGTCGCTCAATACCCGGTGAAGACAATTCCAAAACGTAAGGATCTGGAAAGGGATCGGGTCTGATTGCATCTAGCTTAGTCGAAATTAGTTCGCTTAAGCCTGCAATTTCATCCATGTCAATTCCATTTTCACGATCAACATATATTCTTAAATAATTTTGACCCTTTTCTTTTACGTATTCTGCATCAACCAGATCATCATTACGCGCGGTAACAATGGAACTAATTTCAGCGAGAACAGAATCTGCAACTTTCGCCAAGTACTTTCCTCCGTAATAAAAAGAGTGAGCATAAGCTGCTCACTCCGAATTATTTATTCGAACTTCTTCAAGAAGTATATCACATTTATTCTTAATCTGCAAAATTTTAAAAGAGGGAGAGTTGATTTTGGTCAGGCATCCCTGTCAACACACCATTATCCTCTAGGTATTCCATAATTGTCTGTGAAACTTTACCCCTTTGGGCCAGATCTTCTTTAGACAAAAACTCCTGCTCAGCTCGCGCCGCTACTATTTGCTTAGCAGCATTATTACCAAGTCCTGGCACCGCGTTAAAGGGAGCTAAAATCGTGTGCTGATCAATAATCTTAAAGTTCAACGCCTCTGACTGCTTAATATCGACCATCTTAATTTTGATGCCCCGTTCCAAACACTCATTAGCAATTTCTAAGACTGTCAATAAACTCTTATCCTTGGCCGAGGCATCATTGCCCTGCTTTTGAATATCGGCCATCGCCTTTTTCACGGTATTCTTGCCGTGACTCATGGCTACCAGGTCAAAAAGACTGGCACGCACGGAAAAGTAGGCAGTGTAATAGATCTCCGGATAGTAGACCTTAAACCAGGCGATCCGTAATGCCATTAAGATATAGGCTGTGGCATGGGCTTTGGGGAACATGTACTTAATCTTAAGACAGGATTCAATATACCAGCGAGGAATTTTGTCGTTTTGCTGTAACACTTTCATGTCCTCTTCGCTAATGCCGCGGCCATGCCTTACGGATTCCATCGTCGAGAACGCTACTTCCGGCTTCACCCCCCAGTGAATCAAGTCCATCATGATATTGTCCCGACAACCAATTACTTCTTTCAGCACACAGGTCTTATTGTTGATCAATTCCTCAGCATTGCCCAACCAGACATCGGTTCCGTGCGAGAGCCCAGAAATCTGTAGCAGCTCTGAAAAGGTCGTTGGCTTGGTCTCTTCCAGCATGCCCCGCACAAACCTAGTTCCAAATTCAGGAACACCCAGTGTGCCCGTTTTAGAATCGATCTGTTCTGGCGTTACCCCCAAAATTTTAGGGCTAGAAAACAGTGACATCACGCCTGGATCATCCGGTGGAATGGTCAGCGGGTCAACACCAGAAAGGTCCTGTAGCATCCTGATCATCGTCGGATCATCGTGCCCCAGAATATCGAACTTAAGAATATTGTCGTGAATCGAATGAAAATCAAAGTGCGTCGTCTTCCAAGCCGCATCGACGTCATCCGCCGGATACTGCACCGGAGTGAAGTCATAGATATCCATATCATCGGGTACAACCACAATTCCGGCAGGGTGCTGGCCGGTTGTCCGTTTAACTCCAGTTACACCAGCAGCCAACCGGTCAAGTTCGGCGCGCCGCAGGTTCAGTTCTTTTTCATCATCATAATGCTTAACGTAGCCATAAGCCGTCTTGTCCGCAACCGTGGCAATTGTGCCTGCCCGGTATGAATTCCCCGGACCAAACATTACTCGGATAAAGTTATGGGCAACTGGTTGGTAGTCACCCGAAAAGTTCAAATCAATATCGGGCACCTTATCCCCGTGAAAGCCTAAGAAGGTCGCAAACGGAATATCCTGTCCATCTTTAACCAAATTACTACCGCATTCAGGGCATTTTTGATCAGGTAAATCATACCCGGAACCATATTCACCGTTTTCAAAAAACTGCGAATATTTACAAGTAGGACAGCGGTAGTGCGGCGCCAGCGGGTTAACTTCGGTAATGCCCGACATTGTGGCCACCAGACTTGAACCAACTGACCCCCTCGAACCAACTAGGTAGCCGTCCTTGTTGGACTTGGCAACCAAACGCTGCGAAATTAGGTAAATAACGGCATAACCATTCGAAATAATCGAGTGGAGTTCCATTTCAAGCCGATCCTGAACAATTTTTGGCAACTCAGCCCCATATAGTTCATGCGCCTTGTCATAGGTCAAGCGCTTCATTTCTTCATCTGCATTTTCAATGTGCGGCGGGTACAGCCCGTCTTTAATCGGAGCAATCTCTGCGGTTGAGGCCGCGAGCTGGTTAGGATTGGTAATCACAATCTCCTTTGCCGCCGCTGCTCCTAAGAAGTCAAATGCAGCCAACATCTCCTGCGTAGTGTAAAAATGCATATCAGGCTGCTTTTTGTTGCGATTGGGGTTACTTCTTTGCGCAGAAACCAAGATTGTCCGGTAAATTGCATCGTGCTCTTCTACATAGTGCGCATCTCCGGTAGCCACAACTGGCTTACCTAACTCCTTACCTAATTTGTAGATATTAGTCAAAATTTCTTCCAATTCCGCCTCATCCGCAATTAGGTGGTCCGCAATTAATTCAGCATAGTTAGCCGGCGGCTGAACTTCCAAGTAATCATAAAACTTCGCCTTTTTTCGAGCCTCATCATAGCCCTTTTGCATCATTGCAATGAAGACCTCACCCTCAGAACAAGCCGATCCATATAGCAGTCCCTCGTGATTCTTGACTAAGTCAGACTTAGGTGTTCGCGGAATACGGTAAAAGTATTCCGTATTAGCCAGTGATACCAGTCTGTACATATTTTTAAGACCAGCTTGGGTTTGGGCTAAGATAGTCATGTGCTGGGGGCGGGCGCGCTTAAAGACCTGCCCGCGAGTTGCATAGTCATTCATCTTGCCGAGGTCATCTTCACCGAATTTTTCTTTAAAAGCATCTAACAGCTTAAACATCAAATAACCAGTAGCCTCGGCATCCTGATTGGCCCGGTGATGGTGCTCTAAAACCACATTGTACTTCTTGGCCAATGAGTCCAAAGTATGCCGCGTCTGTTCTGGGTGCAAAAGACGTGATACTTCTAGTGTATCAACCACTGGCTGGATAACTTCTGCTAGACCAGAGCGGCGCAAGGCAGCGTTAATGAAACCAAGATCGAATTGCACATTGTGGCCGCACAGCGGCCGCTCACCATAAAAGGCTTGAAACTGCTTGATGACAACCTCCTCGTCAGCTGCAGCACTGACCATTTCATCAGTAATTGAAGTCAAGTTAATGGTTTGTTCACTTAGCGGATGGTGTGGATTGATGAATTCATCGAAGCGTTCAATGACCTCACCATTTTTCATTTTAACCGCTCCAATTTCGATAATTGTATCGTAGACTGAGGAAAGACCGGTCGTTTCAACGTCAAAAATTACAAATTCTTGATCTTCATAGGTCAGTGGTGCCGGATTAAGGACTAACAGGGCATGATCATCAATCATATTGGCCTCAAGGCCATAAATAATCTTCACCTGGTTCTTTTTGCCTGCATTGTAAGCCTCAGGAAAGGCCTGAACGTCAGCATGATCAGTGATGGCAATTGCTTGTTGCCCAAATTTTTTGGCTGCCTGAACATAGTCAGTTGCCGTATTGGTGGCATCTAACTGGCTCATATTGGTGTGCAAGTGCAATTCGACTCGTTTGGTGGTGCCAGTATATTGTTCTTGCCGACCCAGGTGTTCAACTACTTCAAAGGCGGAAATATTGAACACAACGTCATGGTCCCACTGATCCTCAGCTGCGCTTCCCTGCATTTTAGCCCAAACGCCTGGCTTTAAGTCACTGATGCTCTTCATCTGTTCTTTGTCCGAGACAAACTTTTTAAAACCAATTGAATCTGAGTAATCGGTAATCTCACCCGTAAAAATGATTGAACCATTTTTTAGTTCACGCGTGCTGACGTTGAAAATATTTCCCTCAATAACTACGTTACGCGAACCGTCAGTTACCTCCTTAATCTGGGTAACAGGTGACTTTTCATCTAGCTTACGGTTGCCATAGCGGGTTTTTTTGGTGGGGTATGACGGCGATTTCACTTTTTCTTTGGGAGGTGCCGCATTATAGGCCTCCTGCATAATCTGCTCGTGCTCTTCTTGCAGTTGTTGCAGACTGGCTAGGTTACTTTGTGAATTAGCTTCGTCGATCTCCGTGACAAATTTTAAGTTAAAAAAGCCATAATTACGCATTTCTTCGGCCAATTGATCAAGCATTTTTTGCTCTAGCAGCCCATCTACAACCAGGTTATCAACCGGAATGATCCAGCGTCCCTGGTCTTTTTTAGGTTGATGGTTGGAGATGAATTCGCGGGCTACCTGCTGTAAATATTGCGAATGCTGCACGGCATAGTTCCAATATTCACATAAATATTCATCCGCACCATCTTGAGATCGAACAAACAAGCGCGTTTCTACAAAAGCCGAAAAGTTAGCACTAATCGCCTTGTTCAAAGCATCATAAGTGGCGAATTTCAACGGTGTAGTAAAAAGAACATGAATATCCCACCTATGTTCTTTAGCGTACACATCCACGTTCTCAATTTCACCTTGTTGCAGCAAGTCGTTATCCTCAAACTGATCAGGAAAGTTAATTTGTTGCAAAAGTTGTAAGAAAAGTTCGTTTTTATTAGTCACGAAAATTATCCTAACTCTTTATTAATCAAAGCAGCTAATTCACTGGTTGTTACTTCAACCGCCCGCTCATCGGTTGGGCGTTTAACTTCCACAACACCTTCAGCGGTTTTTTTACCGATAGTAATCCGAATCGGCGCACCAACCAGGTCAGCGTCCGCAAACTTAACGCCAGCCCGCTCATTACGGTCATCATACAAGACGTCATAGCGGGCCCCGTATTTTTGTTCCAAAGCTTGGGCTAGTTCAGTCTGCTTATCATCCTTCATCTTCATCTGCACAATGTGAATAGCAAAGGGAGCAATTTCTTTTGGCCAAGCTATTCCAAACTTAGTGAGGTGCTGCTCCATCACCGCCGATAGTAACCGGGTAACACCAATTCCGTATGAACCCATGATCACCGGTTGGGCCTTGCCATTCTGATCGAGGAAGTCAGCCCCCATTGTTTTGGTGTAATAAGTACCCAGTTTAAAAATGTGACCAACCTCAATTGAGGTGGTAAATTGCAGCGGCAAATGATCAACGGGATCTGGTTCACCCTCATTGGCCACCCGGATATCGCCATAGTGGTCTACCTGAAAATCACGGTTGAGATTAGCATTCTTGTACTGGTAACCGTCCTTGCCAGCCCCCACAACTACATTAGTCAGGTCCTTGACAGTGTCATCCGCAATAATTTGGTCAGCCCAATCTGCTTTAACTGGACCTACACTACCTTTATGAACTCCAGTAATTGCCTCTAGCTCAGCATCTGTTGCTGTTCGCAAAGCATCGGCGTCAAGCAAGTGAGTGAGTTTAACTTCATTAATCTGCTTGTCGCCGCGAATTAAAACTAACACGTGTTCTGCTTCATTCACAATATACAAGACACTCTTAACTATTCTAGTCTCCGGTACCTGTAAAAAGTCCGCCAATTCGGCAATCGTTTCTTGTTCCGGACTGGCTACCTCACTAAGTTCGGCAGCCGCTTCTTGGTCTGGCGTGAAGGTATCAAGGCTGACTGCCATTTCCAAATTAGCTGAATACGTGCCGGTTTCATTAGTGGCAATGGTATCTTCACCGATTGCTGCTGGAGCTTGGAATTCGGTTGAATTCTTACCGCCCATTGTTCCCGAGTCAGCAATTACCGGCACCACTTTGACTCCGCAGCGCTGAAAAATAGCCTCAAACGCCTGCTTTTCATCATCAAATTGCTGATCTAATTGTGCTGTCGTGGCGGCAAAGCTATAGGCATCAAGCATAATGAATTCACGGGTACGCAAAAGTCCAAAACGCGGTCGATTCTCATCACGAAACTTATTTTGAATTTGGTAAAGCGCAATCGGCATTTGTTTATAGCTTTTAAGACCTTTCGCCACAATTTCAGTAAAAGTCTCTTCGTGAGTTGGCCCTAGCATGCTTTGGCGGTCGTGCCGGTCTTTCAGCTTGAACATCTCGGGGCCATACTTCTGCCACCTACCTGATTCTTCCCAAAGCGTGGCGGGTAACAATTCCGGCATAATCATCTCTGGCACATTGATCTTAGCCATTTCTTCACGCATAATCTGTTGAACCTTGACCAGTACCCGGAAGCCCAACGGTAAGTATGCGTACACACCAGCAGTCACCTGGCGGACATAGCCTCCCCGCAGCATTAACTTATGGCTTGCAGCGACTGCATCCGATGGTGCTTCCTTCAAAGTTGGCATAAATAAAAAAGATTGACGCATAATTTTCTCCTCACGAACAGTGGTTTTTAAAAATTTTATTTAATAAAGTAGCGGTAGATATCATTACCGGTTACCGCAATAATTAAGACTAGCAGTAAGCCAAAGCCAACCAGCTCTACCATTGCCTCATGGTCCTCAGAAATTGCTTTTCCGCGGACAATTTCAATTAGGTTAAGCAAGAACTTGCCCCCGTCAAGACCGGGAATCGGAATCAAGTTGACAATCCCCAAATTAATTGAAATCATCGCCAAAAAGGCTAGCAGATAAGAAAAACCCATCTGTGACACTTGGGAAGTTTGGGAGTAAATACCTACCGGGCCAGACAACTTATTTAGACTGAAGTGTCTGAATAAACCACCGACCGCGTTAAAAATCATTCCCGTTGTCGACACTGCCGTATCCCAGCCCCGCTTAGCCTTTGCACTAGCACGCTCATCTCCACGTGCCTGGATACCAATTTGGTAGACCGTCTGCTTTTGCACCTTAACGGCTTGGGGACGGACATTAACCCTTTCAGTGCGACCAGCCTTGACCAGGTCTATTTTTAGGGTTTTACCCTTACTTTGGTCGATTTGTTGTGAGATCTCATCAAAGTTCATGGTCTTATGCCCATTAATGGCTGCAATCCTGGTACCTGCTTCGATATGAGCAGCCGCAGCTGGCGAATCCGCCACAACCTTACCGATGGTTGTAGTGGCCGGACCCGGAACTGTAAAAGTCCACATCATGAACACTACAAAACCTAAGATGATATTCATCAATGGACCGGCCACATTAGTAGCCAACTTCTTCCAGACATTGGCTTCCTGAAACTGGGTGTCCCGCGGCGCAATAACGAGTTCAGTCTTTGATTGATCAATCATCGTCGCATTGCGGGCTACTTGATAAGTGACTTCATTTTCTTCATTGCCATTCTCATAACCGGTGATTGTCAGATCATCAACTAAGTCAACCTGAGTAACTTGCATAGGAATACCCTCAATAGGTAAATCCGATTCTGAAGCATCAATCCTGACCACCTGCTTTTGCTCATTCAGCTGCAGGATAACCGTCGTCCCGAGATCGATTTTACTTTCATCATCCTTATTGGCAAGGCGCACATAGCCGCCCAGAGGTAACCAGCGAATCGTATAAGTGGTGGGATTGCGTCTGATTTGCAACAATTTTGGCCCCATCCCAATCGAAAATTCACGCACCAAAATACCACATTTTTTGGCAACAATAAAGTGGCCAAATTCATGCACAAAAACCAACAAGCCAAAGACGACTAAAAAAATCAGTATACCCTTCAATTATCTTCTCCTAGTGCACGATTCCTAATAATGCGGCAAAAACCGGCAAGACAAACAGCATGCTGTCAAAACGGTCTAGAATACCGCCGTGACCGGGCAAAATCTTGCCAGAATCTTTTACGCCATAGAAACGCTTGTAGGCAGACTCAACCAAGTCGCCCATTTGACCAACAATTGATAAAACGACCGCAATTACCACCATTTCAACCAAGGGGTAACCAACATTAATAAAGTAAACATAAATTGCGGCACAAATAACCGCACAAATAGTACCGCCAATTGAACCCTCCCAAGTTTTGTTAGGGCTAATTACCGGCCACAACTTATGTTTACCAATCTTGCGACCAATCATGTAGGCCCCAGTATCAGTTAACCAAACAACCACAAAGACATAGCAGAGCAGTGCTAGACCATTGCGACTGTTTCTAATTCCGGCCATGTAGTGAAAGCCGGTCCCGATATAGAGTGAGGCAAGTGTATAGACACTGACATCATCAAAGCTGGTCTTGTTTTTCGACAAGACCGTCCAACTGAGCATCAACATGACTAGCCCAAAGTATACCCCGTACTTAGACCAGTTAAAGGGCGCGCCCTTAAAGAAATTATCGGGAACAGCCCAGGTAACAGTTGCTAAGAGTGCCAGCAAAAAATTGACTGAAATCAAGATCTGTTTTTTCATTAAAAAGATCTCGCTGATGCCTACCGCTGCAAAAGCTACGGTTAGCCAGTCCATCCACAATCCACCCATGATAACAATGGGAATAAATAAGATTAAAGCAATAACTGCTGTAATTACACGTTGTTTCATATCATTACCTAACTATCTGATTCGTCAACTTTACCAAAGCGACGATGGCGCTGTTGAAATTCTGTAACGAATTCTTCTAAGTCTGATGCAGTAAAATCCGGCCATTTTTTCGGGCTGAAGGCTAGTTCAGAATACGCTAACTGCCACAGCATAAAGTTGGACAACCGCTGTTCACCGGATGTTCTAATTAACAAGTCCGGATCTGGATAATCACCCAGCTTAGCACTCATCAGTCGCTCAGAAATCATTTGTTCATCAACTTGCTCACTACTAATTTCACCGGTCTCAACCATTTTGGCAAGAGCTTTGACCGCCGAAGTGATTTCATCTCTTGCCCCATAATTAAAGGCAAAATTTAAAACTAAACCCTTATTTTCAGCAGTTTGTGCCATGGCTCGCTCCACCACTTGATGTGTCTTGCGCGGTAAGTCGTCCAAGTATCCCATAATATTAACTTTGACCTTATTTTCCATCAAAGTCGGCATGAACTTGTCAAAAAAGCGCACGGGCAAGTTCATCAGATAGGCCACTTCTTCTTTAGGACGAGCCCAATTTTCGGTTGAAAAGGCATAGAGTGACAAAACTTTCACACCTAATCGATCTGCCGCTAAGGTGATGCGCTCTACATTGTTCATCCCCTCATAATGTCCAGCAACACGGGGCTTGCCCTGTTGACGAGCCCAGCGCCCGTTACCATCCATAATAATTGCCAAGTGGTTAAGCTGATTTTTATTCTCTGCCATTTACTTAGCCTTGCGTAATTTCTTTCCGCTTTTGGTCGGCCAGTTGGTCAATTTTTTGGGTTGCAGCATCAGTGATTTTTTGAACTTGCTTTTCTAAATTGCGCTGTTCATCTTCAGTGATTTCATCATCTTTTTGTTGCTTCTTAAGACTGTTCATGGCATCTCGGCGGACATTTCTGACGGCAATCTTACCCTCTTCGGCTTCCTGGTTCACTTGCTTAGCAATTTCTTGGCGGCGCTCACCTGTCAGCTGCGGAATTACTAGCCGAATAACCTTGCCATCATTTGCAGGTGTCAAGCCCAGATTTGATGCCATCAGCGCATGCTCAATATTATCAAGACTGCTTTCGTCGTATGGTGTAATCAAGAGTACCCGTGGTTCAGGAATGGTCACGCTAGACATTTGGGTCAGGGGCGTGGGTGCGCCATAGTAGTCAACCTGGATACCGTCTAAAATCGCTGCATTAGCCACGCCTGCCCGGATTGAGGCAAGATTTTTTTCAAAAACAGTGATCGATTTATCCATATTTGCTTGGGCTTTGTTTATTACATCGTTATTCATTATTTTTCTCCTTCAATTACTGTACCAATCTGCTCGCCCATGACAACTTTTTTGATGTTACCATCGGTGTTCACGTTGAACACAATTAGGGGAATGTTTGTATCCATTGAAAGTGAGCTAGCAGTTCTGTCCATGACTTTTAAGTTTTTCGAAATAACGTCTAACTGGGTTAGTTCCTGATACTTGATAGCATTAGGATCAAGCTTAGGATCAGCAGAGTAAACTCCGTCAACTCCGTTCTTAGCCATCAGGATCACATCCGCATCAATTTCGGCTGCCCGCAAAGCAGCGGTTGTATCAGTTGAAAAGTAGGGATTACCAGTGCCTCCACCCATAATGACCACCCGGCCTTTTTCAAGGTGGCGGATTGCCTTTCTCCTGATATAAGGTTCAGCGATTTGCCTCATTTCGATGGAAGTTTGCAGTCTGGTGGGAACACCTACATGCTCTAAGCCATCCTGAAGGGCTAAACCGTTCATGATCGTAGCGAGCATGCCCATGTAATCAGCTTGCGAACGTTCCATGCCAAGTTTAGCACCGGTCTCGCCCCGCCACATATTACCGCCGCCGCAGACGATTCCAATGTCAACTCCTAAATCATGCACTGACTTAATTTCTTTAGCTAAGTGACCGATGACCGTGGGATTGATTCCACTCCCCTTTTCACCAGCCAGAGCTTCACCAGAAATCTTCAAAACAATCCGCTGATATTTAACTTTAGACATGACAACCTCCTCTATAACTTTAATTATTCTAACATAGAAAGCAGGCAAATGTGGGCATCCAAAACAAAAGACAATTACTTTTAATATTCGCAACTTTTTCAAGCGCACTTCTGCTTTTAAATACAATTATTTTGCCGATATTAATTATAATCTTGTAGCACCGCTGGTTTTGTTGTTTTAAAAAAAGCCCTGTTAACTACAGAACTCTTTTAAACTGATACTCTATCTTTAACTCTGCTATCTTTTTGCTCTTACTAATTAATATTAGTCTAAATATCAACTAACCGTTATTCCAATCACAACTATTATGGCTATGGCGAAATTCGCCGGTTTGCAGCAAAAAATAAAAATAAGGTCTACAAAATTTCAAGACCTTATTAACTTAATTAATTTTCAGCAGCATTTTTACCCGCTAAACGACCAAAAGTTTGTGCATGACTAGAAGCTAGTCCCGGTACACGATCATTGTATGATCCCCAGAAAAAACCACCTGAATCATTTCCACCAGCATATAAGTGTCTGATTGGTTGATGATTTTCATCAAGTACTTCCATTTTGGTATTTACCCTTAAACCATCAAATGTACAAAGAATCCGTCCACCTAAAATACAGCCGTAATATGGCGCCTTTTTAACGGGAGTTAATCTGTAAGCTTCCTTACCAAACTCTTGGTCATTGTGGCTAATGACTGACTTATTGTTATTAGTGATGGCTTGTTTCAAAGCATTTATTGGTAATTTGAGCTGCTCTGCCAGCTCTTCAACCGTATCAGCCTTTACTACCAATCCCTTTTCTACATAAGATTCAGTATCTTTTACAAAAGCTGCTTTATCTGTCATATAACCGGGGAAGCCATACCGGGCACAGCCCAGCATATGCATTTTTTCCAGATATTCAGCGTAATTATCATCCCAAACCATTGCGTACAAGTAGCCTGGCTCTTTACTAGCCGCATTCACAATAAATTGGTAAGGAATCGACTCATTGGCAAATCTTTCTCCACGTAAGTTGACCTTCAAAAAGGGATACGAACCAATCCACAACCAGTTATCATAACTATCTGTTTGATAGTAAAGATCTTCAGTTTTTGTTCCAATCGGTACTAGGCCACGATCAAAAATACTTTCAGCTGGCTCCTCGTCACGTTTGGCACCTACATTCAAAGCAGCGGTAATACCTGCACCGTTAGAGCGCGGAGAATCATTATAAACATTCTTCTTTAAGGACAATGCATTCCATTTTTGAAGCAAGTCTTTATTGGCCGAATATCCACCGGTTGCAATAATGACCCCTTTTGATGCCCTTATTTCATAAAATTCGTCACTACCAAGATCCTTAACAATTGCACCAGTCACAGTATCTTTTTCTTTGAGTAATTTAACCAAAGATGTTTGGTAACGAATATCGATTTTATGTTCTTTTTGATATTTGACAAACCAATTGCCATAAGAAACAAATGATTCATCGTCAATGGTTGGATCATTTTCTGTTGGAAAGCCTTGGTATGCCTTATTAGTCATCATTGCATCGGGCTCTGACTTAAAGTGTGCACCATTCGGTTTTAAAATTTTATCTTCTAACCAATTAACACTTTCAGCACTGTTGTCGACCCAAGTTTTTAATAAACGTTCATCGACATTGTGTTGCGCAAATGAAGCTAAAGACTCAACTAACTCTTGCTTATTAATAACTGTTCCAGCACGCTTTTGAGCATTACTGCCGACACTCGCAATCCCTACTCTCATCAAGTTAATCGTTTTTTCTTTTTCAATTAGAATAACCTTGGCTCCTTTTTCTTGCGCAGCTGCAGCGGCCATCATACCAGCATTACCAGCCCCAACTACCAAGACATC encodes the following:
- a CDS encoding FAD-dependent oxidoreductase produces the protein MNKYPNVDGYKVDEVTATKLISTDVLVVGAGNAGMMAAAAAQEKGAKVILIEKEKTINLMRVGIASVGSNAQKRAGTVINKQELVESLASFAQHNVDERLLKTWVDNSAESVNWLEDKILKPNGAHFKSEPDAMMTNKAYQGFPTENDPTIDDESFVSYGNWFVKYQKEHKIDIRYQTSLVKLLKEKDTVTGAIVKDLGSDEFYEIRASKGVIIATGGYSANKDLLQKWNALSLKKNVYNDSPRSNGAGITAALNVGAKRDEEPAESIFDRGLVPIGTKTEDLYYQTDSYDNWLWIGSYPFLKVNLRGERFANESIPYQFIVNAASKEPGYLYAMVWDDNYAEYLEKMHMLGCARYGFPGYMTDKAAFVKDTESYVEKGLVVKADTVEELAEQLKLPINALKQAITNNNKSVISHNDQEFGKEAYRLTPVKKAPYYGCILGGRILCTFDGLRVNTKMEVLDENHQPIRHLYAGGNDSGGFFWGSYNDRVPGLASSHAQTFGRLAGKNAAEN